The Daucus carota subsp. sativus chromosome 2, DH1 v3.0, whole genome shotgun sequence genome includes a window with the following:
- the LOC108206509 gene encoding two-component response regulator ARR3 — protein sequence MARNTAFSRRRWSSESVQELGELLPSESHDVHVLAVDDSLIDRKVIERLLKITSCKVTAVDSGRRALQFLGLDEEKASVGVNGLKVDMIITDYCMPGMTGYELLKKIKGSSTFREVPVVIMSSENVLARIDRCLEEGAEDFIVKPVKLSDVKRLKDYMFGEDKVVTQDRPNNKRKLQDMSCFDPSLSPPPLSISSASPESPLLIPSLDSLSTSSPKSLTSVPSLDPSSTSSPESLSPQLSAPSSPQSSPQFPEPSSPLPSPQLSAPSLPLSSPSPLNT from the exons ATGGCCAGAAACACCGCTTTCTCACGCCGCAGATGGTCCTCTGAAAGTGTCCAAGAGCTGGGTGAACTTTTGCCTAGTGAGTCTCATGATGTTCATGTTCTTGCTGTTGATGATAGTCTCATTGATAGGAAGGTTATTGAACGCTTGCTCAAAATCACATCCTGTAAAG TTACAGCCGTTGATAGTGGGAGAAGAGCTCTACAATTTTTGGGTTTGGATGAAGAGAAGGCCTCAGTTGGTGTTAAT GGTCTGAAGGTGGATATGATAATCACAGACTACTGTATGCCTGGAATGACCGGTTATGAGTTGCTTAAAAAGATCAAG GGATCCTCGACTTTTAGAGAGGTGCCTGTTGTTATCATGTCATCGGAAAATGTCTTGGCAAGGATTGATAG GTGTTTAGAGGAAGGTGCAGAGGATTTTATAGTAAAACCAGTAAAATTGTCGGATGTTAAGAGGTTGAAGGACTACATGTTTGGAGAAGATAAAGTTGTAACCCAAGACAGGCCAAACAATAAGAGAAAATTGCAAGATATGTCATGTTTTGATCCCTCTTTGTCACCACCACCACTGTCCATCTCATCCGCATCACCTGAATCCCCCTTGTTGATCCCTTCTCTTGATTCATTGTCGACGTCGTCACCTAAATCGCTAACATCAGTCCCCTCTCTTGATCCATCATCGACATCGTCACCTGAATCACTCTCACCACAGCTGTCAGCACCGTCATCGCCACAGTCTTCCCCACAATTTCCAGAGCCATCATCACCTCTGCCTTCGCCTCAGCTGTCAGCACCATCGTTGCCTCTGTCTTCACCGTCACCGTTAAATACATAG